The Rhizobium leguminosarum genome includes a window with the following:
- a CDS encoding AAA family ATPase → MADGLLEWADKQADWVRDALRRHAQHGGFSLSDEHKKHVRTGVRLVAGYAIDPVPDHEALGSSHLKSAAAKEPRAILCSLGSVRNLNRLAEGQTLKFALNGLTLIYGDNGSGKSGYCRITKKLCRSLTSDELLGNVFEAGTKPPAEVQVRFIEEGAVEPQEVVWIDGTPTPQPISRISVFDSANARLYVDKQNRIGFLPADIAILERHGTRRGELEAEFRAEIKALEAKLKTPMPGGYSPTGTVAALLARLDPKSKVSLPSKSQIKAQAEFSDADNTELGQLAILLASDPSTMATKRRRAKAALEKIAAAALLVEARLSDGAWATLAEQIAAAGSTASAAKLAAASAFKTLPLADVGQAPWRLMFDYARAYAATLGGDHQHVPSKEGDPCLLCQEPLTAEAAERMSSFNAFVTGAANMAAQKAATTLHASQKAIVDLNIPDGDEIQAALGEFGDLSLARKEVIAVIINYFAIAANRRSLFVASAASETPLAPSLAATISEQCAQLAAEASDDDNAAKDDTTRAATRKRRDELTDRKKLGADLAIVLARLDDLEERLKLLECCEAVETGSVSRQMTALRRSLVMEHLENRILDEIQSLGLSHIPFSVNDRSQDGQSYFEVGLAAQKATANNRVLSEGEQRALALACFLAEAGGDTSRHGLIIDDPVSSLDHLRVRKVASRLVGEAANGRQVIIFTHNLLFFNEVVDAAAQSMPPVPIVRNYISKNEASGFGIISETDEPWIAQPVTKRIATLRDRLKAFKEIANQTDESWRRLAKDFYTDLRESWERLVEEVLLGKVVERFNTDVRTQSLKVVSVEDEDYKRVYWAMKRVSERSGHDMAAGKILQTPTLLEMKSDLDAIEEFRTEVAKRRKANEERRAAFEKPPKAETI, encoded by the coding sequence ATGGCGGACGGATTGTTGGAATGGGCGGACAAGCAGGCCGACTGGGTTCGCGACGCGCTCAGAAGACATGCTCAACATGGAGGGTTCTCGTTGAGCGATGAACACAAAAAGCACGTCCGGACAGGTGTTCGTCTTGTTGCAGGGTACGCAATAGACCCTGTCCCAGACCATGAAGCGCTTGGTTCCAGTCATCTGAAATCCGCTGCGGCGAAGGAGCCTCGCGCAATCCTTTGCTCCTTGGGGTCAGTACGAAATCTGAACCGCCTTGCAGAGGGACAGACGCTAAAATTTGCGCTTAACGGCCTGACACTAATTTATGGTGACAATGGGAGCGGCAAAAGCGGGTACTGCCGAATCACTAAAAAACTCTGTCGGAGTTTGACATCGGACGAACTGTTGGGAAACGTGTTCGAAGCCGGCACGAAACCGCCGGCTGAGGTTCAGGTCCGATTCATCGAAGAAGGCGCGGTAGAACCGCAGGAAGTCGTCTGGATCGACGGGACGCCGACGCCGCAGCCTATTTCACGAATATCGGTATTTGACTCTGCCAACGCACGCTTGTACGTCGACAAACAGAACCGGATAGGGTTTCTCCCCGCTGACATCGCTATTCTTGAGCGGCATGGTACTCGCCGCGGCGAATTGGAGGCCGAGTTCCGCGCCGAAATAAAGGCGCTCGAAGCCAAACTGAAGACCCCGATGCCTGGAGGATATTCGCCAACTGGAACGGTGGCTGCTCTCCTCGCACGTCTTGATCCCAAGTCGAAGGTTTCGCTGCCTTCCAAATCTCAAATCAAAGCTCAAGCCGAATTTTCGGACGCCGACAATACGGAACTCGGACAGTTAGCAATTCTGTTGGCTAGCGACCCGTCCACAATGGCTACCAAGCGTCGTCGAGCGAAAGCCGCGCTGGAAAAGATCGCCGCCGCAGCTCTTCTAGTCGAAGCGCGCCTCTCGGACGGTGCTTGGGCGACGTTAGCGGAACAGATCGCGGCGGCGGGATCAACGGCATCTGCAGCCAAGCTCGCCGCAGCGTCAGCGTTCAAGACGTTACCGCTGGCCGACGTAGGGCAAGCACCGTGGCGTCTGATGTTCGATTACGCTCGTGCCTATGCCGCGACCCTCGGGGGCGACCATCAACACGTACCATCCAAGGAAGGTGACCCCTGCCTTCTTTGCCAAGAACCCTTGACTGCAGAGGCTGCCGAGCGGATGTCGTCGTTTAATGCATTCGTGACAGGAGCGGCGAATATGGCGGCCCAAAAGGCGGCGACAACGCTCCACGCATCGCAGAAGGCCATTGTTGACCTCAACATCCCTGATGGCGACGAAATCCAGGCAGCGCTGGGCGAGTTCGGCGATCTCTCACTTGCAAGGAAAGAGGTGATCGCAGTTATCATCAATTATTTTGCTATAGCGGCGAACCGCCGATCGTTGTTTGTCGCTTCAGCTGCTTCGGAAACGCCGCTCGCCCCATCCCTTGCCGCAACAATAAGCGAGCAATGTGCTCAATTGGCTGCTGAAGCCAGCGACGATGACAACGCAGCAAAAGACGATACCACTCGCGCCGCAACGAGGAAACGGCGCGACGAGTTGACAGACCGGAAGAAACTTGGCGCTGATTTGGCCATCGTCCTTGCTCGTTTGGACGACCTTGAAGAGCGGCTCAAGCTGTTGGAGTGCTGTGAGGCAGTCGAGACAGGCTCAGTCTCGCGGCAGATGACCGCGCTTAGACGGAGTCTGGTCATGGAACACCTCGAAAACAGAATCCTCGATGAGATTCAGTCGCTAGGCCTCTCGCACATCCCGTTCTCGGTGAATGATCGTAGTCAGGATGGCCAGAGCTACTTCGAGGTTGGGCTTGCGGCACAGAAGGCCACGGCAAACAACCGCGTGCTCAGCGAAGGCGAGCAGCGAGCCCTGGCTTTAGCCTGCTTCCTTGCGGAGGCAGGTGGCGACACATCTCGCCATGGTCTGATCATCGACGACCCGGTCTCCTCGCTTGACCACTTGCGTGTGCGAAAGGTGGCTTCCCGCTTGGTGGGTGAAGCCGCAAACGGGAGACAAGTGATCATTTTTACGCATAACCTTCTATTTTTCAACGAGGTCGTAGATGCGGCCGCTCAGAGCATGCCCCCGGTTCCGATCGTGCGGAACTATATCAGCAAGAACGAAGCATCCGGATTCGGGATTATCAGCGAGACCGACGAACCATGGATCGCGCAGCCTGTCACTAAGCGGATCGCGACTCTTCGGGACCGCTTGAAGGCATTCAAGGAAATTGCCAACCAGACGGACGAGTCGTGGAGGCGTCTTGCAAAAGATTTTTACACCGATCTTCGCGAGAGCTGGGAACGCCTCGTGGAGGAAGTACTGCTCGGTAAGGTTGTGGAACGGTTCAACACTGACGTGAGAACCCAGAGCTTAAAGGTCGTCTCAGTGGAGGACGAAGATTATAAGCGCGTATATTGGGCTATGAAGCGTGTTTCCGAACGTTCGGGGCACGACATGGCCGCTGGGAAAATTCTCCAGACACCAACGCTTCTCGAAATGAAGAGCGATCTCGACGCGATTGAGGAGTTCCGTACGGAAGTTGCGAAACGCAGGAAAGCAAATGAAGAGCGGCGCGCTGCGTTCGAAAAGCCTCCCAAGGCGGAGACTATTTAG
- a CDS encoding ribokinase, whose amino-acid sequence MITAPLVTVFGSLHYDIAVMGPARPRKGETVTGTSWHPKSGGKGGNQAVSSARTGIATSMIGAVADDEFGRFLIDNLDRRRVDHTFVRRTASQSTGMSVAIFDAEGDYGAVIVSGSNLTLGDGDVAAARDLLERTTLLVLQSEIPDAANVAAARAVKQAGGRVLINAAPARPLSADLQPLIDIIVVNAIEAEMLGGVPVVETLDGALEAARKLVRTFPEVVVTAGGAGVAYANRDGEETIIAAVKVKVESTHGAGDEFIGVLAAEIASGKTINDALKKANMDAAKLVGTPEADRLG is encoded by the coding sequence ATGATAACTGCACCCCTCGTCACCGTCTTTGGCAGCCTCCACTACGACATCGCCGTGATGGGACCGGCCCGGCCGCGCAAGGGCGAAACAGTGACGGGAACATCATGGCATCCGAAAAGTGGTGGCAAGGGTGGCAACCAGGCCGTTTCATCGGCACGCACGGGTATTGCGACGTCGATGATAGGGGCGGTTGCCGATGACGAATTCGGGCGGTTTCTTATCGACAATCTCGATCGTAGAAGGGTTGATCACACCTTCGTTCGGCGCACCGCGTCGCAATCTACCGGCATGAGTGTGGCGATCTTCGATGCCGAAGGAGACTATGGCGCAGTCATCGTCTCCGGAAGCAATCTTACCCTTGGCGATGGCGATGTCGCAGCGGCCCGGGATCTTCTGGAAAGGACAACGCTGCTTGTTCTGCAGAGCGAAATCCCGGATGCCGCCAATGTCGCAGCGGCGAGAGCAGTGAAACAGGCCGGAGGGCGTGTCCTCATCAATGCCGCGCCCGCGCGCCCGCTATCGGCCGATCTTCAGCCGCTCATCGATATTATCGTTGTGAACGCGATCGAAGCTGAAATGCTGGGAGGGGTTCCCGTCGTTGAAACACTCGATGGCGCGCTTGAGGCCGCACGGAAACTTGTGCGGACCTTCCCCGAGGTCGTAGTCACCGCAGGTGGTGCCGGTGTCGCCTACGCAAATCGCGATGGAGAGGAGACCATCATTGCGGCTGTGAAGGTGAAAGTTGAAAGTACGCATGGGGCCGGAGACGAGTTTATCGGCGTCCTAGCTGCCGAAATTGCGTCTGGTAAAACGATAAACGACGCGCTTAAAAAGGCGAATATGGATGCGGCCAAACTCGTTGGCACACCTGAAGCGGACCGACTTGGATGA
- the tnpA gene encoding IS66-like element accessory protein TnpA, with protein sequence MDLMNDLTGHFSRMEIVDSGRRRRFTDEGKLAIVAESYNGPRQVTATAQRHGITRWQLNAWRRAAREGRLVHRSTNGFVPAIVVAEPVVANTPPAATVAVPPPVSDHGRMEVVSANDRRVIVGRDVDVDVLLRIMRGLETLR encoded by the coding sequence ATGGACTTGATGAATGATCTCACCGGGCATTTTAGCCGGATGGAGATTGTCGATAGCGGGCGTCGCCGGCGTTTCACGGATGAAGGGAAGCTAGCGATTGTGGCTGAGAGTTATAACGGCCCGCGGCAGGTGACGGCCACGGCGCAGCGTCATGGGATCACGCGCTGGCAGTTGAATGCCTGGCGCAGGGCCGCCCGGGAAGGACGGCTTGTCCACCGCTCGACAAACGGGTTTGTTCCAGCGATCGTCGTTGCCGAGCCGGTTGTTGCGAACACGCCACCTGCGGCGACTGTCGCTGTGCCGCCGCCTGTCAGCGACCACGGTCGCATGGAGGTGGTGAGTGCGAACGACCGGCGTGTGATCGTCGGTCGGGATGTCGACGTGGACGTCCTGCTGCGGATTATGCGGGGTCTGGAGACGTTGCGATGA
- a CDS encoding heparin lyase I family protein, translated as MNMRWNCALAVMLAVVGAPQANAASPTIRDEFDATSVSDNWFSCSRDENIFTFGKLAGDARSAATQVVRSLPQNNVLAFAWHPKGCAREDGSYDRDGSERSELWEAEKILAPIGTDLWYRFDMFIDDSITPTTGRFVIGQWKQTNSPKDAPVLAQRFNGRAFTVSLEQDNADPDRDPKNVLCRVFIASQETAPVEPGFGNPHTLVKPAQVFSLMKTETLSIGHDTDDLAHGTAPLSLPGLTGCARGLSVTRYNSLPDPFGKWTTMVYHLRLVSDQTGLIEIWADGKKISKTEGIVGFKPFLAKESQYFKFGSYRNHAEFATVTRLDHYVRSEQKADVDPDGTLAPP; from the coding sequence ATGAACATGCGATGGAACTGCGCACTGGCCGTTATGCTGGCGGTGGTCGGAGCCCCACAGGCGAACGCGGCGTCGCCGACGATCCGGGACGAGTTCGATGCCACCAGTGTTTCGGACAATTGGTTCTCATGCAGCCGGGACGAAAACATTTTCACCTTCGGCAAATTAGCAGGCGACGCCAGATCTGCCGCAACACAGGTCGTCAGGAGCCTGCCGCAAAACAACGTGCTGGCCTTTGCCTGGCACCCGAAAGGATGTGCGCGGGAAGATGGTTCCTATGACCGCGATGGCAGCGAACGCTCCGAATTATGGGAAGCAGAGAAAATCCTGGCGCCGATCGGAACCGATCTTTGGTACCGGTTTGATATGTTCATCGACGACAGCATAACGCCGACCACCGGACGATTTGTCATCGGCCAGTGGAAGCAAACGAATTCTCCGAAAGACGCTCCTGTCCTTGCCCAGCGTTTCAACGGCCGCGCCTTTACCGTCTCCCTCGAGCAGGACAATGCCGATCCGGACCGCGACCCGAAGAACGTCCTCTGCCGCGTCTTCATTGCCTCGCAAGAGACAGCCCCGGTCGAACCTGGATTCGGCAATCCACATACGCTCGTCAAGCCTGCGCAGGTCTTCTCCTTGATGAAGACTGAGACGCTGTCGATCGGACACGACACCGACGATCTCGCCCATGGAACGGCACCGCTATCGCTCCCGGGCTTAACCGGCTGTGCGCGAGGGTTGTCGGTCACCCGCTATAATTCGCTGCCCGATCCGTTCGGGAAATGGACCACGATGGTCTACCACCTGCGCCTGGTTTCGGACCAAACAGGTCTGATCGAAATCTGGGCTGACGGCAAAAAGATCTCCAAGACCGAGGGCATCGTTGGATTCAAGCCGTTTCTGGCAAAGGAGAGCCAGTATTTCAAATTCGGCTCGTATCGCAACCATGCCGAATTCGCAACGGTGACACGCCTGGATCACTATGTCCGTAGCGAGCAAAAGGCGGATGTCGATCCTGACGGTACCCTTGCGCCGCCATGA
- the tnpC gene encoding IS66 family transposase, translated as MSLPPLSLPDDLASAHAALLAEREARIRAEAEASSAKAKLSGIEALNAHLQLLIAKLERDKHGPSRERTQRLIDQMELQLEELVADATEDELASEAASAKTQTVRAFTRKRPVRKPWPENIERERLVVDAPTACTHCGSERLSKLGEDTTETLEEVPRRFKIVETVREKFTCRDCGCISQAPAPFHATSRGFLGPNLLSTIVFDKFSEHQPLNRQSRRFRSEGIDLSTQTLADQVGYVSAAVKPLFDMIETHVFAAERLHGDDTTIPILAKGQCITGRIWTYVCDDRPFGGQSPPAAVFYASSDRRGEHPQRHLAEFTGILQADCYNGFNPLFDRSRKQIPVTPAFCFAHARRKFFELADVSRSARRGKGLRPVSATALEAVKRIDALFDIERDINGKSAEERLAVRQEKSKPLLDELEAWFRLELEGLSRSSPVIEPINYMLSRWADFARYADDGRICMTNNAAERALRGVACGRKNWSFAGSERGADRAAIMLTLITTARLNDIDPKAWLADVLTRIADLPVSRLRELLPWEWKRIKAVAISVAA; from the coding sequence ATGTCGTTACCGCCTCTCTCACTGCCGGACGATCTTGCCAGCGCCCACGCCGCGTTGCTGGCGGAACGCGAGGCGCGGATACGCGCTGAGGCTGAAGCGAGCAGTGCAAAAGCAAAACTTTCCGGCATTGAGGCGCTCAACGCCCATCTGCAATTGCTGATCGCCAAGTTGGAGCGCGACAAACACGGTCCGAGCCGGGAGCGCACCCAGCGGCTGATCGACCAGATGGAATTGCAGCTTGAGGAACTGGTCGCTGATGCGACCGAGGATGAGCTTGCGTCAGAGGCGGCCTCAGCGAAAACACAGACCGTTCGTGCCTTCACCCGCAAGCGCCCGGTGCGCAAACCCTGGCCAGAAAATATTGAGCGCGAACGTCTCGTCGTCGACGCGCCGACCGCCTGCACCCATTGTGGCAGCGAGCGTCTGTCGAAGCTTGGTGAGGATACTACCGAGACGCTGGAGGAGGTCCCGCGCCGCTTCAAGATCGTCGAAACCGTCCGGGAGAAATTTACCTGCCGGGACTGTGGCTGCATCAGCCAGGCGCCGGCGCCTTTCCATGCCACGTCGCGCGGCTTCCTTGGCCCCAACCTTCTTTCCACGATCGTCTTCGACAAATTCTCCGAGCATCAGCCCCTGAACCGCCAAAGTCGCCGGTTCCGCAGCGAGGGGATTGATCTGTCAACCCAGACGCTCGCCGACCAGGTTGGCTACGTCAGCGCCGCCGTCAAGCCACTCTTCGATATGATCGAAACCCACGTGTTTGCGGCCGAGCGCCTCCACGGCGATGACACCACCATCCCGATCCTGGCCAAGGGGCAGTGCATTACCGGCCGCATATGGACTTACGTTTGCGACGACCGGCCATTTGGCGGGCAGTCGCCGCCGGCTGCCGTCTTCTACGCCTCCAGCGACCGGCGTGGCGAACATCCGCAACGACATTTGGCCGAGTTCACCGGCATCCTGCAGGCCGATTGCTACAATGGCTTCAATCCGCTCTTCGACCGGAGCAGGAAACAAATCCCGGTAACGCCAGCCTTCTGTTTTGCCCATGCGCGGCGAAAGTTCTTCGAGCTGGCCGATGTCTCTCGCAGTGCCCGGCGGGGCAAGGGCTTGAGGCCTGTCTCTGCGACGGCGCTGGAAGCGGTCAAACGCATCGATGCGCTGTTTGACATCGAGCGCGACATCAACGGCAAAAGCGCCGAAGAGCGCCTTGCCGTGCGCCAGGAAAAGAGCAAGCCGCTGCTCGACGAACTGGAGGCTTGGTTCAGGCTGGAACTCGAAGGCCTGTCGCGATCCTCACCGGTGATTGAACCCATCAACTATATGCTGTCGCGCTGGGCCGACTTTGCCAGATACGCCGACGACGGCAGGATCTGCATGACGAATAACGCGGCGGAAAGAGCCCTGCGCGGGGTTGCATGTGGAAGAAAAAACTGGAGCTTCGCCGGATCCGAGCGGGGCGCCGACCGGGCGGCCATCATGCTGACCCTTATTACGACGGCCCGCCTCAACGACATCGACCCGAAGGCTTGGCTCGCAGATGTGCTGACGCGCATCGCAGATCTTCCCGTCTCCCGCCTGCGTGAGCTCTTGCCTTGGGAATGGAAGAGGATCAAGGCGGTGGCGATATCGGTTGCCGCGTAA
- a CDS encoding DUF6429 family protein: MEIDEDKIDDAVLALLWLTLHNERCAWKGFDWATTDRLHQKGMIGDPVNKSKSLVLTDEGLRRSEELFRTLFTRQPISPPP; the protein is encoded by the coding sequence ATGGAGATCGATGAGGACAAGATCGACGATGCCGTTTTGGCGCTGTTGTGGCTAACGCTGCATAACGAGCGTTGTGCCTGGAAGGGCTTTGACTGGGCAACGACGGATCGCTTGCATCAGAAGGGCATGATCGGCGACCCGGTGAACAAGTCGAAGTCGCTGGTGCTGACGGACGAGGGTCTGCGGCGGTCGGAGGAGCTGTTTCGGACGCTGTTTACGCGGCAACCGATATCGCCACCGCCTTGA
- a CDS encoding DNA adenine methylase: MSEMLNVKLASNVVPLRARAHVENQPAIPARATRYPDLRYMGSKSRLLPWIFETLNAVDFDSVLDPFSGTGCVGYLFKSMDRRVVASDFMNFSSLVARATIANNKVHLDGKAIRQLIDGTPPAHNFIEKNFSGVFYKQEDLKFLDRVSGNIRQLQDPYEQALAFAALFRSCLKRQPRGVFTISGDLSHYDDGRRDLRLSIEEHFLEQIEVYNNAVFDNGRRNKALRSDIFELSNERVDLVYLDPPYVPRSDDNCYTKRYHFLEGLSCYWQGLPIDQNTKVKKIAKRYTPFSYRREAVEAFDRMFARFAKSKIALSYSSNGFPDLQQLVELMGKHKKTVTVFEKPHRYHFGTHSKVERASVTEYLIVGQ; encoded by the coding sequence ATGAGTGAAATGCTCAACGTGAAACTGGCGTCCAACGTAGTGCCGCTTCGAGCCCGCGCCCACGTTGAAAATCAACCGGCGATCCCGGCCCGCGCGACACGTTACCCTGATCTGCGTTACATGGGGTCCAAGTCACGACTGTTACCATGGATCTTCGAAACGTTGAACGCGGTCGACTTTGACAGCGTTCTCGATCCATTTTCCGGCACTGGATGCGTCGGATATCTTTTTAAGTCCATGGATCGACGCGTCGTTGCTTCAGATTTCATGAACTTTTCGAGCTTGGTCGCCCGTGCCACGATCGCAAACAACAAGGTCCATCTTGATGGGAAGGCGATCCGCCAACTGATCGATGGTACGCCGCCTGCCCATAATTTCATCGAAAAGAACTTCAGTGGCGTCTTTTACAAGCAGGAAGACCTCAAGTTCCTAGATAGAGTCTCAGGCAACATCCGTCAGCTACAGGACCCTTACGAGCAGGCGCTGGCTTTTGCGGCCTTATTCCGCTCTTGCCTGAAGCGGCAGCCACGCGGTGTCTTCACCATCTCAGGCGATCTGTCGCATTACGATGACGGACGCCGCGATCTCAGGCTTTCAATTGAAGAGCACTTTCTCGAGCAGATCGAAGTCTACAACAATGCGGTTTTCGATAACGGCCGCAGGAACAAGGCGCTTCGATCGGACATTTTCGAACTGTCGAATGAGAGGGTCGATCTTGTCTATCTTGACCCCCCTTATGTGCCGAGATCAGACGACAATTGCTACACCAAGCGGTACCACTTTCTAGAGGGCCTCTCCTGCTATTGGCAGGGATTGCCGATCGACCAAAACACCAAAGTCAAGAAGATTGCCAAGCGGTACACGCCATTCAGCTATCGAAGAGAGGCGGTCGAAGCCTTTGACCGTATGTTTGCCCGTTTTGCAAAAAGCAAGATTGCCCTTTCTTACAGCTCGAATGGCTTTCCGGATCTTCAGCAGCTTGTAGAATTGATGGGCAAGCATAAGAAGACGGTCACGGTTTTCGAAAAGCCGCATCGCTATCATTTCGGCACCCATAGCAAGGTCGAACGTGCTTCGGTCACTGAATACCTGATTGTGGGGCAGTGA
- the tnpB gene encoding IS66 family insertion sequence element accessory protein TnpB (TnpB, as the term is used for proteins encoded by IS66 family insertion elements, is considered an accessory protein, since TnpC, encoded by a neighboring gene, is a DDE family transposase.), translated as MNPFPMGTGVKVWLSTGHTDMRCGFPSLALRVQEVLKHDPLGGHLFCFRGRRGDLVKLIWHDGQGACLFTKKLERGRFIWPNVEGGAVAITPAQLSYLLSGIDWRAPQETWRPTRV; from the coding sequence ATGAACCCGTTTCCGATGGGAACGGGTGTCAAGGTTTGGTTGTCGACCGGACATACAGACATGCGGTGCGGCTTTCCTTCGCTAGCCCTTCGGGTGCAGGAAGTGTTGAAGCATGACCCGCTGGGCGGTCATCTGTTCTGCTTCCGGGGCCGCCGAGGTGATCTGGTAAAATTGATCTGGCATGATGGCCAGGGCGCATGCCTGTTCACGAAAAAATTGGAACGCGGCCGGTTTATCTGGCCGAATGTAGAGGGCGGCGCGGTGGCAATCACGCCGGCGCAGCTTTCTTATTTGCTGTCCGGAATTGACTGGCGAGCCCCTCAGGAAACCTGGCGCCCGACGCGGGTTTGA
- a CDS encoding MurR/RpiR family transcriptional regulator yields MNSENFDTKAVGPRIRMMMPLLTPLEAKVVDTVFALRDFSDDTSLKQIADDAGVSEAMVVKITKKLGFAGYRDFRAAVSQYNRQPTAEMHQELSVDDTSQEIVQKVFRTSINALEETLSILDMEAFDRAADLIHRAKNRDFYGVGGSAQIARDVSHKFLRIGVRASVFDDSHMMLMSASLLVDGDIAIGFSHSGNTTAVIEAIQLARRNGARTIAITNYNSSALAQAADVVLCSTAQGSPLMGENAAARIAQLNILDAVFVAVAQRDYKAAERNLERTMSAVTSKRKDRLP; encoded by the coding sequence ATGAATTCCGAAAACTTCGACACGAAGGCCGTTGGCCCTCGCATCCGCATGATGATGCCTTTGCTGACGCCACTTGAAGCAAAAGTAGTCGATACGGTTTTTGCGCTGCGCGACTTCAGCGATGATACATCGCTGAAACAGATTGCCGACGATGCCGGCGTTTCGGAAGCCATGGTGGTGAAGATAACCAAGAAACTCGGTTTTGCCGGCTATCGCGATTTCCGCGCTGCGGTCAGCCAGTATAACCGCCAGCCCACGGCCGAAATGCATCAGGAGCTCTCGGTCGATGATACGTCGCAGGAGATCGTGCAAAAGGTCTTTCGCACCTCCATCAATGCCCTGGAAGAAACGTTGTCGATACTCGACATGGAGGCATTCGACAGGGCGGCGGATCTGATCCACCGGGCCAAAAATCGTGATTTCTATGGTGTGGGCGGCTCCGCTCAGATTGCACGGGACGTGTCGCACAAATTTCTGCGGATCGGCGTTCGGGCCAGCGTTTTCGATGACTCGCACATGATGCTGATGTCGGCGTCGCTGCTGGTCGACGGAGACATTGCGATCGGCTTTTCCCATTCGGGTAATACCACGGCGGTGATCGAGGCGATCCAGCTTGCCCGGCGAAACGGCGCTCGCACGATCGCCATCACCAACTATAACTCCTCCGCGTTGGCGCAGGCGGCCGACGTGGTGCTTTGTTCCACCGCGCAGGGTTCTCCTTTGATGGGGGAAAATGCCGCCGCACGTATCGCGCAGCTCAACATCCTTGACGCCGTGTTCGTTGCCGTTGCCCAGCGTGACTACAAAGCTGCCGAACGTAATCTCGAGCGGACCATGTCCGCCGTCACGTCCAAACGAAAAGATCGACTCCCATGA
- a CDS encoding DpnII family type II restriction endonuclease translates to MQSKDQTLDQVVESLSPLAVDWMDDTAAEAIAALTEPPKKQAYARSDIEALLDEHFERGLLCCRLFLALSKDSMEAELTRILGKGGIGAKRFKSDRDAFLAALESLQVGEAMATTINYVPVWSDILVERLRSGRGSAIQGQRRGRGLEDFAEAMVKEVFGDTYETRCTFTGADNKTAKCDVAVPDRNRPRIVIEVKGYGATGSKMTDIIGDLDAIIDAMRRDTYLLFITDGMTWKNRLSDLKKIVDRQNQGKIARIYTTKMRDELLQDLKDLKTIIGL, encoded by the coding sequence ATGCAGTCGAAGGATCAAACCCTCGATCAGGTCGTTGAAAGTCTCAGCCCGCTCGCTGTTGACTGGATGGATGACACAGCAGCGGAAGCGATCGCAGCTTTAACGGAACCGCCGAAGAAACAGGCCTACGCTCGCTCGGACATAGAAGCACTCCTGGACGAGCATTTCGAACGGGGTTTGCTATGCTGCCGGCTGTTTCTTGCGCTATCAAAAGACAGCATGGAAGCGGAGCTGACGCGAATTCTCGGAAAGGGTGGGATTGGCGCCAAGCGGTTCAAATCCGATCGGGACGCTTTCCTTGCAGCCTTGGAGAGCCTTCAGGTTGGTGAGGCGATGGCCACCACCATCAATTACGTGCCGGTTTGGAGCGATATTCTCGTCGAACGCCTGCGCTCCGGTCGAGGATCTGCCATCCAGGGGCAGCGGCGCGGACGTGGCCTCGAGGACTTCGCGGAAGCGATGGTCAAAGAGGTTTTTGGAGACACCTACGAAACACGCTGTACCTTCACCGGTGCCGATAATAAGACGGCGAAATGCGATGTCGCTGTACCCGATAGAAACCGGCCCCGCATCGTGATTGAGGTCAAGGGATACGGTGCGACCGGCTCGAAGATGACTGACATCATCGGCGATCTCGATGCAATTATCGACGCCATGCGCCGTGACACATATCTGCTTTTCATAACCGATGGAATGACGTGGAAGAACCGGCTTTCAGATCTAAAGAAGATCGTCGATCGGCAGAACCAGGGGAAGATTGCACGTATTTACACGACAAAAATGCGCGACGAACTTCTGCAGGATCTAAAAGATCTAAAGACAATCATCGGGCTATGA